In Synergistaceae bacterium, a genomic segment contains:
- a CDS encoding glycine betaine/L-proline ABC transporter ATP-binding protein — protein sequence MDNNYIIEAKNVTKIYGKNRTEATKMMKNGCEKDEVYKKTGATVALWDVSLRVKKKEIFVIIGLSGSGKSTIIRCFNQILKPTSGTILFEGQNVEKLKGKDLLNLRRKRISMVFQNFGLLTHRNVIDNVAYGLEIKGVPKKERLLEAEKFIKMVGLEGWEEQQISSLSGGMKQRVGIARALGNSPDVLLMDEPFSALDPLVRKEMQFELLSLQRKLEKTIIFITHDINEAFKLGDRVAIMHNGVIVQSGTPEEMSTNPANDYVKNFIEGADMSAVLKVKHVMFTPLCIVRENVSAANAVMEMRENQVSSAYAVADDMKFMGIITLDNAIRARKEKIPLFSLLTKGIPVTGEEIYLKDIIPKAVEAKFPIAVVGDRGKLKGIVSRASVLSSLS from the coding sequence ATGGATAATAACTATATTATAGAGGCAAAAAATGTAACAAAAATATATGGTAAAAACAGAACAGAAGCGACAAAAATGATGAAAAATGGTTGCGAAAAAGATGAAGTATATAAAAAAACCGGAGCGACTGTCGCCCTTTGGGACGTTTCCCTTAGAGTTAAGAAAAAAGAAATATTCGTTATAATCGGACTTTCTGGATCCGGCAAATCTACAATAATCAGATGTTTCAACCAAATTCTAAAGCCAACTTCGGGCACGATACTCTTTGAAGGACAGAATGTCGAAAAGCTTAAAGGTAAAGATCTCCTTAATCTGAGACGCAAAAGAATATCAATGGTATTTCAAAATTTTGGCTTATTGACCCATAGAAATGTAATCGATAACGTAGCTTATGGACTTGAAATAAAAGGTGTCCCCAAGAAAGAACGTTTGTTAGAGGCAGAAAAATTTATAAAAATGGTAGGTCTTGAAGGCTGGGAGGAACAACAGATTTCAAGTCTATCTGGCGGGATGAAACAACGAGTTGGAATAGCTAGAGCTCTAGGGAATTCTCCGGACGTCTTGCTAATGGATGAGCCCTTTTCTGCACTTGACCCTCTAGTTCGTAAAGAAATGCAGTTCGAACTCCTTTCTCTACAGAGAAAACTAGAAAAAACAATAATATTCATAACTCATGATATTAATGAAGCATTCAAATTAGGAGACAGGGTTGCGATAATGCATAATGGCGTTATAGTACAATCCGGCACGCCCGAAGAGATGTCTACAAATCCGGCAAATGATTACGTAAAAAACTTCATTGAGGGTGCTGATATGAGTGCTGTTTTGAAAGTAAAGCATGTGATGTTTACCCCTCTTTGTATCGTCAGAGAAAACGTTTCCGCAGCTAATGCCGTTATGGAAATGAGAGAAAACCAGGTCTCCAGTGCCTATGCCGTTGCAGATGACATGAAGTTTATGGGAATTATAACTTTAGACAACGCGATAAGAGCCAGAAAAGAAAAAATTCCTCTTTTTTCCTTACTCACAAAAGGAATTCCGGTAACAGGAGAAGAAATATATTTAAAAGATATAATCCCGAAAGCCGTAGAGGCGAAATTTCCAATCGCTGTTGTAGGAGACAGAGGAAAGTTGAAAGGGATAGTAAGCAGAGCATCTGTTCTCTCTTCGCTTTCATAA
- a CDS encoding DNA-3-methyladenine glycosylase 2 family protein produces the protein MNFLKYGSAETSYLSKKDIKLGQLISKIGYIKREVYDDLFDSLIGYIATQQISNKAAVTVRARIYDKFKIITAKKLDNATDEEIQSVGISMKKVQYMRNLSRAVLSGELEMETLKDFSDDEVKSKLTSIKGIGNWTAEMFLIFSLKRMDVVSYKDLAIRRGMMSLYGLERLEKKTFERYRENYSPYGTVASLYLWSLSKEI, from the coding sequence ATGAATTTTCTTAAGTATGGTTCTGCTGAGACATCATATCTTTCTAAAAAAGACATAAAACTTGGACAACTTATATCAAAAATAGGATATATAAAAAGAGAGGTTTATGACGATCTATTTGATTCACTCATCGGTTATATCGCAACACAACAAATATCAAACAAAGCAGCAGTTACAGTCAGAGCTAGAATTTATGATAAATTTAAGATAATTACTGCGAAAAAGCTTGATAATGCCACAGATGAGGAAATACAGTCAGTTGGTATTTCAATGAAGAAGGTTCAATATATGAGAAATTTATCACGCGCAGTATTATCTGGAGAGCTTGAAATGGAAACGCTCAAAGATTTCTCAGATGATGAGGTGAAGTCTAAGCTGACTTCAATAAAGGGAATAGGCAATTGGACCGCCGAGATGTTTCTAATATTTTCTCTAAAAAGAATGGATGTCGTTAGCTATAAAGATCTGGCTATAAGAAGGGGAATGATGTCTCTTTACGGGTTAGAAAGACTTGAAAAGAAAACATTTGAAAGATATAGAGAGAATTATTCTCCATATGGCACTGTAGCTTCTCTTTACCTTTGGAGTTTATCGAAGGAGATTTAA